One part of the Oncorhynchus kisutch isolate 150728-3 linkage group LG22, Okis_V2, whole genome shotgun sequence genome encodes these proteins:
- the LOC109866775 gene encoding beta-crystallin A1-like yields the protein MALTKPMNTMPMGPWKITVYDQEYFQGKRMEFTACCQNIMECGMENIRSLKVECGAWVGYEHSSFSGQQFVLEKGDYPRFEAYSGSNSYRIERMISFRPICSASHKESRITIYEKENMIGRQFEMCDDYPSLQAMGWFNNEVGSMHIQSGAFVCYQFPGYRGHQYIMECDCHGGEYKCYREFGSHAQTPQIQSIRRIQH from the exons ATGGCTCTGACCAAACCTATGAATACCATGCCCATGGGCCCATGGAAGATCACAGTGTACGACCAGGAGTACTTCCAGGGAAAGCGTATGGAGTTCACCGCCTGCTGCCAAAACATCATGGAGTGTGGCATGGAGAACATCCGATCCCTGAAGGTTGAGTGTGGAGC ttgGGTGGGTTATGAGCACTCCAGTTTCAGTGGCCAGCAGTTTGTCCTGGAGAAGGGAGACTACCCCCGTTTCGAGGCCTACAGCGGCAGCAACTCCTACCGCATCGAGAGGATGATCTCCTTCAGACCCATCTGCTCCGCT AGCCACAAGGAGTCCCGCATAACCATCTATGAGAAGGAGAACATGATTGGCCGCCAATTTGAGATGTGTGATGACTACCCCTCCCTGCAGGCCATGGGCTGGTTCAACAATGAGGTTGGATCCATGCACATCCAGAGCGGAGC CTTCGTGTGCTACCAGTTCCCCGGCTACCGTGGCCACCAGTACATCATGGAGTGTGACTGCCACGGAGGAGAGTACAAGTGTTACCGTGAGTTTGGCTCCCATGCCCAGACCCCTCAGATCCAGTCCATCAGGAGGATTCAGCACTGA